The following proteins come from a genomic window of Clostridia bacterium:
- the thiW gene encoding energy coupling factor transporter S component ThiW has translation MSKTRKLAMSGILIAVGVVCAPFSIPIGAARCLPVQHMINVLAAVILGPGYAVGMAFITSLIRVATGTGTLLAFPGSMVGALCAGLMYKYGKKLGFAFVGEVVGTGILGAILAYPVATLLMGREAALLGFVVPFLVSTIGGSIIATIIILALEKTGLMKKLKS, from the coding sequence ATGTCCAAGACGAGAAAGCTTGCGATGTCGGGCATACTTATTGCGGTGGGCGTAGTCTGCGCTCCGTTTTCGATACCTATCGGCGCGGCGCGCTGCCTTCCCGTGCAGCATATGATAAACGTGCTGGCAGCAGTTATCTTAGGCCCCGGATATGCTGTGGGAATGGCGTTTATAACTTCTCTTATACGCGTTGCCACAGGCACGGGCACACTTTTGGCGTTTCCGGGCAGCATGGTCGGCGCGCTTTGTGCGGGACTTATGTATAAATACGGGAAAAAGCTGGGCTTTGCCTTCGTGGGCGAGGTCGTCGGCACGGGAATTTTGGGCGCGATCCTCGCATATCCCGTGGCTACGCTTCTTATGGGACGTGAGGCTGCGCTTTTAGGATTTGTTGTACCCTTCCTTGTAAGCACGATAGGCGGATCGATAATCGCAACTATAATAATTCTTGCTCTGGAAAAGACGGGGCTTATGAAGAAGCTTAAAAGCTGA
- a CDS encoding M23 family metallopeptidase gives MNDNRDNDGSSRKYGLHQAGFYAVLLVLVAAVCITALVLQQNERSKEALPDPSEVTLDAEGSLPGLPKAEEAVGLNEASRENEAALKHDDEKPGAEIRARSDENDRAENADKESIPTFGIITANQYSRPVAGALIWGYSKDELVYSNTFDDWRVHTGADYKASPGEAVRAIADGTVKSVYSDEMWGKCISVSHEGGLVSYYCGLAPEVGVKEGARVKAGDTLGAAGTSAAAEAAEEPHVHLEVTKDNKRIDPESLFAPLE, from the coding sequence ATGAACGATAACAGAGATAATGACGGATCCTCAAGGAAGTATGGACTGCATCAGGCGGGATTTTACGCTGTTTTGCTCGTTTTGGTGGCGGCAGTATGCATAACGGCGCTTGTATTGCAGCAAAACGAGCGTTCCAAAGAGGCGCTGCCCGATCCTTCGGAAGTGACGCTTGACGCAGAGGGCAGTCTGCCCGGCTTGCCTAAAGCCGAAGAAGCAGTCGGGCTGAATGAAGCTTCAAGAGAAAACGAAGCCGCGTTAAAACACGATGATGAAAAACCCGGGGCCGAAATAAGAGCGCGTTCGGATGAAAATGATCGAGCGGAGAACGCTGACAAGGAGAGCATACCGACTTTTGGGATCATTACGGCAAATCAGTATTCGCGTCCCGTTGCGGGCGCGCTGATATGGGGGTATTCTAAAGATGAACTGGTGTATTCAAACACTTTTGATGACTGGCGCGTACACACGGGCGCAGATTATAAGGCTTCTCCCGGCGAGGCGGTGAGGGCAATAGCCGACGGCACGGTAAAGAGCGTTTACAGCGACGAAATGTGGGGCAAATGCATAAGCGTTTCGCATGAGGGCGGGCTTGTGTCATACTACTGCGGCCTTGCGCCCGAGGTCGGTGTAAAAGAAGGGGCGCGTGTAAAAGCCGGAGATACGCTTGGCGCGGCGGGAACGAGCGCTGCGGCAGAGGCGGCAGAAGAGCCGCATGTGCATTTGGAGGTCACTAAGGACAATAAACGGATAGACCCGGAATCACTGTTTGCGCCGCTTGAATAA
- a CDS encoding thiamine pyrophosphate-dependent dehydrogenase E1 component subunit alpha, whose product MSFTNEQYIEIYEYLRYARAFGERIIYYIKAGKIAGAIHSPYGQEGVQAGLIMAAKYTPHKTAAVGTHRDQPANSKRMGLQNFINEMLCKQTGPCKGLAGEYHVMKLDVGFLPAQGILGGAWPWAVGYAWARRAQGNPEVVIAIYGDGATSEGVTYEAMNVAAIYKLPVVFFIENNGFAMQSSAEKEYPVEDLALRAQGCGMRGVTVDGIDPVAVAEALIEAIDLAAKGQPNVLEVKCTRFEGHFVGDPQGYRDPKYREKLADLDPVARYEKVIKEMGIIDDAGLQKIAKEQDDIMVAAFEEGFKQPDPTREQALAFSAVWSNKAGGAI is encoded by the coding sequence ATGAGCTTTACTAATGAGCAATACATCGAAATTTACGAGTATTTAAGATACGCGAGAGCTTTCGGTGAGAGAATAATTTACTACATCAAGGCCGGTAAAATAGCCGGTGCTATCCACTCCCCCTATGGCCAGGAAGGCGTACAGGCAGGTCTTATCATGGCTGCTAAGTACACTCCTCACAAGACCGCAGCAGTTGGTACTCACAGAGACCAGCCCGCTAACTCCAAGAGAATGGGTCTTCAGAACTTCATCAACGAGATGCTCTGCAAGCAGACCGGTCCCTGCAAGGGCCTCGCAGGCGAGTATCACGTAATGAAGCTCGACGTTGGCTTCCTTCCCGCACAGGGTATCCTCGGCGGCGCATGGCCGTGGGCAGTTGGTTATGCTTGGGCAAGAAGAGCACAGGGCAATCCTGAAGTTGTTATCGCTATCTACGGTGACGGCGCTACTTCCGAGGGCGTAACCTACGAGGCTATGAACGTGGCTGCTATCTACAAGCTCCCCGTTGTATTCTTTATCGAGAACAACGGCTTTGCTATGCAGAGCTCCGCTGAAAAAGAGTATCCGGTTGAAGACCTTGCGCTCCGCGCACAGGGCTGCGGCATGAGAGGCGTTACCGTTGACGGTATCGACCCCGTTGCAGTTGCAGAAGCTCTTATTGAGGCTATTGACCTCGCAGCTAAGGGCCAGCCGAACGTACTCGAAGTTAAGTGCACCAGATTCGAAGGTCACTTCGTCGGCGACCCGCAGGGTTACAGAGATCCCAAGTATAGAGAGAAGCTTGCTGATCTTGATCCGGTTGCAAGATACGAGAAGGTTATCAAGGAAATGGGTATCATAGACGACGCAGGTCTTCAGAAGATAGCTAAAGAGCAGGACGACATTATGGTTGCCGCTTTCGAGGAAGGCTTCAAGCAGCCCGATCCTACGAGAGAGCAGGCTCTTGCCTTCTCTGCTGTTTGGTCGAATAAAGCAGGAGGTGCAATCTAA
- a CDS encoding branched-chain amino acid aminotransferase codes for MSLDIRIEKTKAPKPKPDPHSLGFGRLFSDHMFLMNYSSKEGWHDARIVPYGPLSLDPSSMVFHYAQEVFEGMKTYKTKDGKVLLFRPDKNISRMNRSLDRLCMPAVPEDDFLQALLELIKVEKDWIPEGDETSLYIRPFMIATDPFIGVKPSDTYLFAIILSPVGAYYPEGINPVKIYIETEYVRAVRGGLGFTKAGANYAASIKSQVKAHDLGYTQVLWLDGVERKYIDEVGTMNVFFKIDGKVVTPFLEGSVLPGVTRDSVINVLRDKGYTVEERRVSVQELTEAHKNGKLEEAFGTGTAAVISPVGEINYEGNKMVINDFKIGPVAQMLYNEITGIQTGKIADRFNWTVEVK; via the coding sequence ATGTCACTTGATATCAGGATCGAAAAAACGAAGGCTCCCAAGCCGAAGCCGGACCCGCATTCTCTCGGATTCGGAAGATTATTCTCGGACCACATGTTTCTTATGAATTATTCTTCCAAGGAAGGCTGGCACGATGCACGTATCGTTCCCTACGGTCCCCTTTCTTTAGATCCTTCCTCTATGGTATTCCACTATGCTCAGGAAGTATTCGAAGGTATGAAGACGTATAAAACGAAGGACGGCAAGGTGCTTCTTTTCAGACCGGACAAAAACATCTCTCGTATGAACCGTTCGCTCGACCGCTTATGTATGCCCGCAGTGCCCGAGGACGATTTCCTGCAGGCGCTTTTGGAGCTCATAAAGGTGGAAAAGGATTGGATCCCCGAAGGCGACGAGACCTCGCTTTACATCAGGCCCTTTATGATCGCCACCGACCCGTTCATCGGCGTTAAGCCCTCAGACACATATCTGTTCGCAATAATCCTTTCACCTGTCGGCGCATATTATCCGGAAGGCATAAATCCCGTTAAGATATACATAGAGACGGAGTATGTGCGCGCCGTTCGCGGCGGTCTGGGCTTTACAAAGGCGGGCGCGAATTACGCCGCTTCGATAAAGTCGCAGGTAAAAGCGCACGATCTTGGCTATACTCAGGTACTGTGGCTCGACGGCGTTGAGCGCAAGTACATCGACGAGGTAGGCACGATGAACGTATTCTTCAAGATAGACGGCAAGGTAGTTACCCCCTTCCTTGAGGGCAGCGTGCTTCCGGGCGTTACGAGAGATTCCGTTATAAACGTGCTGCGCGACAAGGGCTATACCGTTGAGGAGCGCAGAGTAAGCGTACAGGAGCTTACGGAGGCTCATAAGAACGGCAAGCTCGAAGAGGCGTTCGGCACCGGCACGGCTGCCGTTATCTCCCCCGTCGGCGAGATAAATTACGAGGGCAATAAGATGGTTATAAACGATTTCAAGATAGGTCCCGTAGCTCAGATGCTCTACAATGAAATAACCGGCATTCAGACGGGCAAAATAGCCGACCGCTTTAATTGGACTGTCGAGGTAAAATAA
- a CDS encoding polysaccharide deacetylase family protein: MNKKRHIALFALAVFALSCALSSGGAFAVMDISLGINDSLVDPPRGIRPVFAGNVCYVPIEVFTGNFALSYSYDGVSKTLSVSGGRHSLTFNMIQNIATDENYEVYYVTCYYENSTFMVPARVMCEVFGLRYSFLSSINTVRISLRAAALSDREFTEKYKAELLPKEPEALPQTQTDTSAAQSPPPAVEDEPKEDETPDVYLMFASPQHESLPVILDALDAAGARATFFLSEEYLKSDPESAARILASGNELGIDLSGEDVSDASALAAKAEDTAEVMALIYKACVNSVYLSAAQYDALSADAAAALNDAGFKIWRARVTAGLSLSSVTDRLKGTARTSVLLKDESLISGISGFVAEKDAAFITIKLTSRP; this comes from the coding sequence ATGAATAAGAAACGCCACATCGCGCTGTTTGCGCTTGCGGTTTTCGCGCTTTCATGCGCCCTGTCTTCGGGCGGCGCGTTTGCGGTCATGGATATTTCGCTGGGAATAAATGATTCGCTCGTCGATCCGCCCAGGGGCATACGCCCCGTTTTTGCGGGCAACGTGTGCTATGTGCCGATAGAGGTCTTTACGGGCAATTTTGCGCTTTCATACAGCTACGACGGCGTATCGAAGACTCTTTCGGTATCGGGAGGGCGTCATTCGCTGACGTTCAATATGATCCAGAATATAGCCACGGATGAAAACTACGAAGTATATTATGTTACGTGTTACTATGAGAATTCGACCTTTATGGTGCCGGCGCGCGTGATGTGCGAAGTGTTCGGCTTAAGATACAGCTTTCTTTCATCAATAAATACGGTGAGGATATCCCTTCGCGCAGCAGCTTTGAGCGACCGTGAGTTTACGGAAAAATATAAGGCCGAGCTCCTTCCCAAGGAGCCGGAAGCCCTGCCGCAGACGCAGACGGATACGTCCGCGGCGCAAAGTCCTCCCCCTGCGGTCGAGGACGAGCCGAAGGAAGACGAGACGCCGGACGTTTATCTTATGTTCGCTTCGCCGCAGCATGAAAGCCTACCCGTGATACTGGACGCGCTCGACGCCGCAGGCGCGCGCGCCACGTTCTTCCTTTCGGAGGAGTATCTTAAAAGCGATCCCGAAAGCGCGGCGCGCATACTTGCTTCGGGAAACGAGCTAGGAATAGACCTTTCGGGCGAGGATGTGTCAGACGCTTCGGCGCTTGCGGCGAAAGCGGAGGATACGGCCGAGGTCATGGCGCTTATTTATAAGGCCTGTGTAAACTCCGTGTATCTTTCTGCGGCGCAGTATGATGCGCTTTCTGCAGACGCCGCCGCAGCTTTAAACGATGCGGGCTTTAAGATCTGGCGTGCCCGCGTGACTGCGGGCTTAAGCCTGTCGTCGGTAACGGACAGGCTAAAGGGTACGGCGCGCACATCCGTACTTTTAAAGGATGAAAGCCTTATTTCGGGCATATCGGGATTTGTTGCGGAGAAGGACGCCGCATTTATAACAATAAAGCTCACATCAAGACCGTAG
- a CDS encoding DUF975 family protein: protein MMKVTRAEMKRNAKASLKGRWGLAIGVTVLFTAIILILSWIVQMPFKEELDLYTYYMLNGIEFEPDPAVMSGYYILTIIMDIVISPIVIGVMVVFMRISRGQEARVGDMFTPISRFLKIAGLFLLVFIKTFLWTLLFIIPGIIAAYRYSMAFYIMAENPDIGIVEAIERSKVMMKGNKWRLFVLQLSFIGWMLLAPFTFGILLLWLLPYMETTFMNFYNALILEQSARIDIGTPNAEGQSFGGGQNENRGYDETDRYDRDGDRGDKYSESEDADDKNDW, encoded by the coding sequence ATGATGAAGGTAACGAGAGCTGAGATGAAAAGGAACGCGAAGGCCTCGCTGAAAGGGCGCTGGGGCCTTGCGATAGGGGTCACGGTATTATTCACTGCTATAATCCTCATTTTGAGCTGGATAGTGCAGATGCCGTTTAAGGAAGAGCTTGACCTCTACACATACTATATGCTTAACGGGATAGAGTTTGAGCCGGACCCCGCCGTTATGAGCGGATATTACATCCTCACTATAATTATGGACATAGTGATATCGCCCATAGTTATCGGCGTGATGGTCGTGTTCATGCGCATTTCACGCGGGCAGGAGGCGCGCGTGGGCGATATGTTCACTCCGATAAGCAGGTTTTTAAAGATAGCGGGACTTTTCCTTTTGGTATTTATTAAAACGTTTTTATGGACGCTTTTATTTATAATCCCCGGCATAATTGCGGCGTACAGATACTCGATGGCGTTTTATATCATGGCGGAAAACCCTGATATAGGAATAGTGGAAGCCATTGAACGCTCCAAAGTCATGATGAAGGGCAACAAATGGCGCCTTTTCGTGCTGCAGCTCAGCTTTATAGGCTGGATGCTTCTCGCGCCGTTCACCTTCGGTATACTGCTTTTGTGGCTCTTACCGTATATGGAGACGACGTTCATGAACTTCTACAATGCGCTTATTTTGGAGCAGAGCGCGCGCATCGATATAGGAACGCCGAACGCCGAAGGTCAGTCGTTCGGCGGCGGACAGAATGAAAACAGGGGATATGACGAAACGGACCGCTATGACAGAGACGGCGACCGGGGCGACAAGTATTCGGAATCTGAAGATGCGGACGACAAAAACGACTGGTAA
- a CDS encoding phospho-sugar mutase, with product MDHMKKYNTWLASVKDEAILKELRMMAKDDGEISQRFGRSLQFGTAGLRGIMGAGTSRMNIYTVGHATQAMARLIMSNGSEAMARGVCIAYDSRRHSEEFARHAACVLAANGVKTYIFESLRPTPELSFAVRYKNAIAGINITASHNPKEYNGYKAYWEDGAQMSLENSKKVSDIMEATDIFSDVRAVDFDTALGKGIIELLGRETDEAYLKCVLSEAVDITDVEKAELKVVYTPFHGAGYKLVPEVLGRIGVKNIIPVEAQFMPDGDFPTVKSPNPENPESFELAQRLAESAHADIVIGTDPDSDRIGVLAPRGGEYCHLNGNQVGVLLLDYVIKGLKRQGKMPAHPAAIKTIVSSELFRRIAEKNGVKLFEVLTGFKFIGEKILQFDNTKEYEYIFGYEESYGYLKGTYCRDKDAVVSAMLVCEAAAHYKMRGMTLWDALDKIYDEYGCSLEGIINVTDPAFVTPAQMGEVMARIRKNTPESIGGYRVFAVRDYKKGIRRDMATGEETRLKLPKSDVLYYELSDDSRFIMRPSGTEPKVKIYFLVNGKDTDECEAKIERFKAYAREIIK from the coding sequence ATGGATCATATGAAAAAATATAATACGTGGCTTGCATCCGTAAAAGACGAGGCGATCCTTAAAGAGCTGCGTATGATGGCAAAAGACGACGGGGAGATAAGTCAGAGATTCGGGCGCAGTCTTCAGTTTGGCACGGCGGGACTTCGAGGCATAATGGGAGCCGGCACTTCGCGCATGAATATATATACCGTAGGTCACGCAACGCAGGCAATGGCAAGGCTTATAATGTCAAACGGCAGCGAGGCCATGGCGCGCGGCGTGTGCATAGCTTACGACAGCCGCAGACACTCGGAAGAATTTGCGCGTCATGCCGCCTGCGTACTTGCGGCAAACGGCGTAAAGACTTATATTTTCGAGTCGCTCCGCCCAACGCCGGAGCTTTCGTTCGCAGTGAGATACAAAAACGCGATAGCAGGTATAAATATAACTGCAAGCCATAATCCGAAGGAGTACAACGGATATAAGGCTTACTGGGAAGACGGCGCACAGATGTCGCTTGAAAATTCGAAAAAAGTATCGGACATAATGGAAGCGACAGACATTTTTTCGGATGTCAGAGCTGTCGATTTTGATACGGCTCTCGGCAAAGGGATAATAGAGCTTTTGGGTCGTGAAACAGACGAGGCGTATCTTAAGTGCGTTCTTTCGGAGGCCGTGGATATTACAGATGTTGAAAAAGCCGAGCTCAAAGTAGTATATACGCCGTTTCACGGCGCGGGGTATAAGCTCGTGCCCGAGGTGCTCGGGCGTATAGGAGTAAAGAATATCATTCCGGTCGAGGCTCAGTTTATGCCGGACGGCGATTTTCCCACGGTAAAATCGCCGAACCCCGAAAATCCGGAGAGCTTTGAACTGGCGCAGAGGCTTGCCGAAAGCGCACACGCCGATATCGTGATAGGCACGGACCCCGATTCGGACAGGATAGGCGTGCTTGCGCCGCGCGGGGGAGAGTATTGCCATTTGAACGGAAATCAGGTGGGCGTGCTGCTTTTGGATTATGTTATTAAGGGATTAAAAAGACAGGGCAAAATGCCTGCGCATCCTGCGGCGATAAAAACGATAGTAAGCTCCGAGCTGTTTAGACGCATTGCCGAAAAAAACGGAGTTAAGCTTTTTGAGGTGCTTACGGGCTTTAAGTTTATCGGCGAAAAGATACTCCAGTTCGATAATACGAAAGAATACGAATATATATTCGGCTATGAGGAAAGCTACGGCTATTTAAAGGGCACATACTGCCGCGACAAGGACGCCGTTGTATCTGCTATGCTCGTGTGCGAAGCGGCGGCGCATTACAAGATGCGCGGCATGACGCTTTGGGACGCGCTCGATAAAATATATGACGAATACGGCTGTTCTCTGGAAGGGATAATAAACGTGACAGATCCTGCATTCGTTACGCCTGCCCAGATGGGCGAGGTCATGGCGCGTATAAGGAAAAACACGCCCGAGAGTATCGGCGGATACAGGGTCTTTGCGGTGCGCGATTATAAAAAGGGCATTCGCCGCGATATGGCAACGGGAGAAGAGACGCGCCTTAAGCTTCCCAAGTCCGATGTGCTTTACTATGAGCTCTCCGACGACTCGCGGTTTATTATGCGCCCGTCCGGTACTGAGCCTAAGGTAAAAATATATTTCCTCGTAAACGGAAAGGACACGGATGAGTGCGAGGCGAAGATAGAGCGGTTCAAGGCTTACGCCCGTGAGATAATAAAGTAG
- a CDS encoding YebC/PmpR family DNA-binding transcriptional regulator, whose product MSGHSKWKNIMHKKGKTDAQRAKVFTKISKEMIIVIRDGGADPASNSKLRDLIAKAKQNNVPNDNIERLLKRAQEGKDSNNYESMTYEGYGKSGVGIIVETLTDNKNRTAGEMRHYFDKFGAGLAAPGAVSWQFDKRGVIVVSADAGSEDDVMMAALDAGALDFSTEDGSYEILTAPEDFDAVRAGLSDAGFATEYAEIEMVPQNYITVESEDDIESMRKLLEMLDDNDDVQNVYHNMENEPE is encoded by the coding sequence ATGTCTGGACACTCCAAATGGAAAAATATAATGCATAAAAAGGGCAAAACGGACGCCCAGCGAGCAAAGGTTTTTACTAAGATATCAAAAGAAATGATAATAGTAATACGAGACGGCGGCGCAGATCCCGCCTCCAACTCCAAGCTCAGAGACCTTATCGCCAAGGCAAAGCAGAACAACGTGCCTAACGACAATATAGAGCGTCTCTTAAAGCGCGCGCAGGAGGGCAAGGATTCCAACAATTACGAATCGATGACATATGAGGGCTACGGCAAAAGCGGCGTCGGCATAATCGTGGAAACGCTTACAGACAATAAAAACCGTACTGCAGGCGAAATGCGCCACTATTTTGACAAATTCGGCGCAGGACTTGCCGCTCCCGGAGCGGTGTCGTGGCAGTTCGATAAACGCGGCGTCATCGTTGTATCGGCCGATGCAGGCAGCGAAGACGACGTTATGATGGCGGCGCTCGATGCGGGCGCGCTCGACTTTTCGACAGAGGATGGATCCTATGAGATACTCACGGCTCCCGAAGATTTCGACGCGGTGAGAGCAGGCCTTTCCGATGCGGGCTTCGCTACGGAATATGCCGAGATAGAGATGGTGCCCCAGAATTACATCACCGTCGAAAGCGAAGACGACATAGAATCAATGCGAAAGCTCCTTGAGATGCTCGACGACAACGACGATGTACAGAACGTTTATCACAACATGGAAAACGAGCCGGAATAA